A portion of the Eubacterium maltosivorans genome contains these proteins:
- a CDS encoding radical SAM protein produces the protein MKEKEELFAFIEKAERNVLDGKALERAELVRLLSIDPDSEACERLGQAARRVASHVTGDRAYLWGAMGVDYKACPMNCDFCSLGEAWGIVEADRERDFSEEEIIESVRDYAENKVRWIVLRTTEFYSLDVLSELIGKIRGAVPGSYEIGLNVGEFDLEKANALHRAGVDFIYHSLRLGEGRDTRFNPVERLKTLGAVKDSPLKLVFLVEPIGVEHSNEEIADICLCAIEHKAIVTGGMARVPVPGTPLGVHPQISENRLAQIVAVTRLAGGSRVPDICVHPATPKALRFGANVAVVETGSIPRDSCCLPKEKWNQFDAQTAEKWFEQAGYTLCAGLEM, from the coding sequence ATGAAGGAAAAAGAAGAGCTGTTTGCTTTTATTGAAAAGGCTGAGAGAAATGTGCTTGATGGAAAGGCCTTGGAACGTGCAGAGCTGGTTCGTCTGCTCAGCATTGATCCGGATTCGGAGGCCTGTGAGCGTTTGGGACAGGCGGCCCGGCGGGTGGCGTCGCATGTGACAGGCGACAGAGCCTATCTCTGGGGCGCAATGGGCGTTGACTATAAGGCCTGCCCCATGAATTGTGATTTTTGTTCGCTGGGTGAAGCCTGGGGGATTGTGGAGGCAGACCGCGAGCGGGATTTTTCAGAAGAGGAGATCATCGAAAGCGTCCGGGACTATGCAGAAAACAAGGTGCGCTGGATCGTGCTGAGAACCACAGAATTTTACAGTCTGGATGTATTGTCAGAGCTTATTGGAAAAATCCGCGGGGCTGTGCCGGGCAGCTATGAGATTGGACTGAACGTCGGTGAGTTTGATCTGGAAAAGGCCAATGCCCTTCACCGCGCCGGTGTGGACTTTATATACCATTCTCTGAGACTGGGGGAAGGCAGGGATACCCGGTTTAACCCTGTGGAGCGCCTGAAAACCCTGGGCGCCGTCAAGGATTCACCGCTTAAGCTGGTTTTTCTGGTCGAACCCATCGGTGTTGAGCACAGCAACGAGGAAATTGCGGATATCTGCCTGTGCGCCATTGAGCACAAGGCCATTGTGACCGGCGGTATGGCCCGCGTACCGGTACCGGGAACCCCCCTGGGCGTGCATCCGCAGATAAGCGAAAACCGGCTGGCTCAGATTGTGGCCGTCACGCGTCTGGCTGGCGGCAGCCGAGTGCCGGACATCTGCGTGCATCCGGCGACACCAAAGGCTCTGCGCTTCGGCGCCAACGTGGCTGTGGTGGAAACCGGTTCTATTCCACGGGACAGCTGCTGTCTGCCAAAAGAAAAATGGAATCAGTTCGATGCTCAGACAGCAGAGAAATGGTTTGAACAGGCTGGCTACACCTTGTGTGCCGGACTGGAAATGTAA
- a CDS encoding Mbeg1-like protein yields the protein MSNILDYLDWRGDLTLDQSPFNAVDNLILSCVSYIRFEGIVPNSTEAVSIAEAFGRFSALPEAEQQLRLRVDEDRRLLKALAQSRRFSDMGLCLYDDQLDPILEKQFCGLTVLTGDGLAFIAYRGTDNTLVGWKEDFNMSFKTCVPSQTEAAEYLRRAAGSLGAVRLRIGGHSKGGNLAVYAGIHCGAYLNRIEVIYSNDGPGFPAEVLESPSYLAINDRIRTFVPQTSIVGMLLEHAEDYTVVHSKQIGIAQHDPYSWEILGPDFVCLESVTAGCRFMDQTVKAWVDGMSPEEREQFIDTFYDILSVTQAQTVSDLAHFSLKNARAVKKTLENTDPETKKMMTEAISKLLDAAKESFHTLLPHKKASD from the coding sequence ATGTCCAATATTTTAGATTATCTTGACTGGCGGGGAGATCTTACCCTGGACCAGTCTCCCTTTAACGCGGTAGACAACCTGATTCTCAGCTGCGTTTCCTATATCCGGTTCGAGGGCATTGTCCCAAACAGCACAGAAGCCGTCAGCATTGCCGAAGCTTTTGGACGCTTTTCAGCACTGCCAGAGGCAGAGCAGCAGCTGCGCCTGCGGGTGGACGAAGACAGACGCCTTTTGAAGGCGCTGGCCCAGAGCCGCCGTTTTTCAGACATGGGGCTCTGCCTTTACGATGACCAGCTGGACCCCATCCTGGAAAAACAGTTTTGCGGGCTTACGGTTCTGACCGGTGACGGGCTGGCCTTTATTGCTTACCGTGGCACAGATAACACCCTGGTTGGCTGGAAAGAAGACTTTAACATGAGCTTTAAGACCTGTGTCCCCTCCCAGACCGAGGCCGCCGAGTATCTGAGGCGTGCTGCCGGGAGCCTGGGCGCCGTCCGTCTGCGCATAGGCGGCCACTCAAAGGGCGGCAATCTGGCAGTATACGCCGGTATTCATTGCGGGGCGTATCTCAACCGTATTGAGGTGATCTACAGCAACGATGGCCCCGGCTTTCCCGCGGAGGTGCTGGAAAGCCCCTCATACCTTGCCATTAATGACCGTATCCGTACTTTTGTACCCCAGACCTCCATTGTCGGCATGCTCCTTGAGCACGCAGAGGACTACACTGTGGTTCACAGCAAGCAAATCGGTATCGCCCAGCACGACCCCTACTCCTGGGAAATTCTGGGGCCCGATTTCGTCTGTCTGGAATCTGTGACCGCTGGCTGCCGCTTCATGGACCAGACAGTCAAGGCCTGGGTCGATGGTATGTCTCCTGAGGAGCGCGAGCAGTTTATCGACACCTTCTATGATATTCTCTCTGTAACACAGGCTCAAACCGTCAGTGATCTGGCACACTTCTCCCTGAAAAATGCCCGCGCTGTCAAAAAAACCCTTGAAAATACCGACCCTGAAACCAAAAAGATGATGACCGAAGCCATCTCCAAGCTTTTGGACGCTGCCAAGGAATCCTTCCATACCCTGCTGCCGCACAAAAAAGCCTCAGACTGA
- a CDS encoding aminotransferase class IV yields the protein MSGQEMLLDDGFCFGLGAFETIAVMYGRPVFLEAHLKRLKKALDFFGLQNPVTPEWVAEILKKHPMKNGVLKVMVSQKNCLWSCRENPYTLADYERGFVLRTSPVRRNETSPLTRYKTLCYGENILEKRRADAQGFDEPVFLNTRGRLTEGAVTNLFFVREGRLITPPLSCGLLPGTVRDYLISRYDVEERVILPEEARDFDEAFVTNALMGMMPVCQLDDIAFGEKSVWEAVWRDYQELLRQASE from the coding sequence ATGAGCGGACAGGAAATGCTTTTAGACGATGGCTTCTGTTTTGGACTGGGGGCTTTTGAAACCATCGCGGTCATGTATGGCCGGCCTGTGTTTTTAGAGGCGCATCTGAAACGCCTGAAAAAAGCTTTGGATTTCTTTGGACTCCAAAACCCTGTGACACCGGAGTGGGTGGCTGAAATTTTGAAAAAGCACCCCATGAAGAACGGTGTGCTCAAGGTCATGGTATCCCAGAAAAACTGTCTGTGGTCCTGCCGGGAAAACCCCTATACTCTGGCAGACTACGAGCGTGGCTTTGTGCTGAGAACCAGTCCGGTGCGGCGCAATGAAACCTCCCCTCTGACCCGTTACAAGACGCTTTGCTATGGAGAAAATATTCTGGAAAAAAGAAGAGCCGACGCCCAGGGCTTTGATGAACCCGTGTTTTTAAACACCAGGGGGCGGCTGACAGAAGGAGCGGTGACGAATCTTTTCTTTGTTAGGGAAGGACGCCTGATCACGCCGCCGCTGTCCTGCGGTCTGCTGCCAGGAACCGTCCGTGATTACCTGATCAGCCGCTACGACGTGGAGGAGAGAGTGATTCTGCCCGAGGAGGCCCGCGATTTTGATGAGGCCTTTGTCACCAACGCTTTAATGGGGATGATGCCCGTTTGTCAGCTCGACGACATTGCCTTTGGCGAAAAAAGTGTCTGGGAGGCAGTCTGGCGAGATTATCAGGAGCTTTTGCGGCAAGCGTCCGAATGA
- the pabB gene encoding aminodeoxychorismate synthase component I — protein MKTQIVEWPLKYGAAELFDLYHSRPGAVLLDSSLVNEMGRYSIIGLNPYKTLEVKDGALYVDGSPAEGSLEEVLGAYMAAHYEKNDTGLPMISGAIGYFTYDYGRSFEQIKTRHSRSQAVPDCILNFYDNLIIEDRHEKRLYLTASGMLAEPGAVLDALKAEISAFTHSQEAGEWEEYPVKITSDFEKEAYKKAIDRMIDYIVEGDIYIANMTRRIMAYSGKPPYAMFKSLRENNPSPFGGYFNYGDFQVISASPERFLRMKDGLVETRPIKGTRRRGVTPEEDAALKKELQESGKDKSELLMIVDLERNDLNRVCEPGSVKVTSLFDVETYATVFHLVSNIVGKLRDGLTAPDLLRAAFPGGSITGAPKIRAMEIIDELEQSRRGLYTGSMGYLGLDGSCDLNIVIRTAVYQNGCYTLGVGGGITCESDLEFEYEETEQKARALLEAMK, from the coding sequence ATGAAAACACAGATTGTCGAATGGCCTCTTAAATACGGCGCGGCTGAGCTTTTTGATCTTTACCACAGCCGCCCTGGCGCTGTTTTACTGGATTCCTCCCTGGTCAATGAAATGGGGCGGTACTCCATTATTGGCCTGAACCCTTATAAAACACTGGAGGTAAAGGATGGAGCCCTGTATGTGGACGGCAGCCCGGCTGAGGGCAGTCTGGAGGAGGTTCTGGGCGCATATATGGCAGCGCATTACGAAAAGAACGATACAGGGCTGCCCATGATCTCGGGCGCCATCGGCTATTTTACCTATGATTACGGCCGGAGCTTTGAGCAGATCAAGACCCGCCACAGCCGGTCTCAGGCGGTTCCAGACTGTATTTTGAACTTTTATGACAACCTCATCATTGAGGACCGGCATGAAAAAAGGCTGTACCTGACGGCCAGTGGTATGCTGGCAGAGCCTGGAGCAGTTCTGGATGCCTTAAAAGCCGAAATCAGCGCTTTTACCCACAGTCAAGAAGCTGGGGAATGGGAAGAATACCCTGTGAAAATCACCTCGGATTTTGAAAAGGAGGCCTATAAAAAGGCTATTGACCGGATGATTGATTATATTGTGGAGGGGGATATCTACATCGCAAATATGACCAGGCGTATTATGGCTTACAGCGGGAAGCCGCCCTACGCTATGTTTAAGAGCCTGCGTGAGAACAATCCTTCGCCTTTTGGCGGCTATTTTAACTATGGGGATTTTCAGGTCATCAGTGCTTCTCCAGAGCGGTTTCTGCGCATGAAAGACGGTTTGGTGGAAACACGGCCCATCAAGGGCACACGCCGCCGGGGCGTGACGCCAGAGGAGGACGCTGCCCTGAAGAAGGAGCTTCAGGAATCCGGCAAGGATAAGAGCGAGCTGCTCATGATCGTTGATTTGGAGCGCAACGATCTTAACCGGGTCTGTGAACCAGGCAGCGTGAAGGTTACCAGCCTGTTCGACGTGGAAACCTATGCCACAGTTTTTCACCTGGTTTCCAATATTGTTGGAAAGCTGCGGGACGGTCTGACAGCCCCTGACCTGCTCCGTGCCGCTTTCCCAGGCGGGTCAATTACCGGGGCACCCAAAATACGGGCAATGGAAATCATCGACGAACTGGAGCAGAGCCGCAGAGGGCTGTATACAGGTTCCATGGGCTATCTGGGCTTGGACGGGAGCTGTGATCTGAACATTGTGATCCGTACTGCGGTTTACCAAAACGGCTGCTACACCCTGGGTGTGGGCGGCGGCATTACCTGTGAATCGGATTTGGAATTTGAATACGAGGAAACGGAGCAGAAGGCCAGGGCACTTCTGGAGGCTATGAAATGA
- a CDS encoding anthranilate synthase component II, protein MYIMIDNYDSFVYNLDAYFKELGQEVEVIRNDAADLSALLKRRDIRGIIISPGPKNPQDCGESAGIVRAFAGRVPILGVCLGHQIIGHVFGADVKKGERPMHGKITPVFHKGRNLFRGLRQEMPVTRYHSLVVAENSLPEVLLIDARSEDGVVMALSHRDYPVYGVQFHPEAVLTESGHAVLNNFIRLCEEWWCHDENTDCRMAS, encoded by the coding sequence ATGTATATCATGATTGACAATTACGATTCCTTTGTTTATAATCTCGACGCTTATTTTAAAGAACTGGGACAGGAGGTTGAGGTCATCCGCAATGACGCGGCAGATCTGAGCGCACTGCTTAAGCGCAGAGACATTCGGGGAATCATCATTTCTCCGGGGCCTAAAAACCCGCAGGACTGCGGTGAATCGGCTGGGATTGTCCGTGCCTTTGCGGGCAGGGTGCCGATCCTGGGGGTCTGCCTTGGGCACCAGATCATCGGCCATGTTTTTGGCGCGGATGTAAAAAAAGGGGAAAGACCCATGCATGGCAAGATTACGCCAGTATTTCATAAGGGCAGGAACCTGTTTAGGGGGCTCAGGCAGGAGATGCCTGTCACCCGTTACCACTCGCTGGTGGTAGCGGAAAACAGCCTGCCGGAGGTGTTGCTCATCGACGCCCGGTCTGAGGATGGTGTGGTCATGGCGCTTTCCCACAGGGATTACCCGGTTTACGGCGTTCAATTCCATCCAGAGGCAGTGCTGACCGAGTCGGGTCATGCGGTTTTAAACAATTTTATTCGATTATGCGAGGAGTGGTGGTGTCATGATGAAAACACAGATTGTCGAATGGCCTCTTAA
- a CDS encoding PTS fructose transporter subunit IIABC, which translates to MRITDLLKKEGIDLQGKSASKSETIDNLVELMDATGNLNDKEGYKKAVVAREEQGTTGIGEGIAIPHGKTSAVKEAGLAVMVSKEGTDYESMDGQPAHLLFAIAVPDNSDDTHLELLSRLSMMLMDEDFRQKLINATDKDEFLKLIDQKETEKFGEEDAKKEKENAAERAVEKVEAEEARVREAAAEVDTGYPKVLAVTACPTGIAHTYMAAEALEGKAKDMGVSIKVETDGSGGVKNELTRAEIANADAIIVAADKNVPMARFDGKPVIQTKVADGIHKPEELISHALEGKAPIYHADSKEESTADSGEKQSIGRKIYKDLMNGVSHMLPFVIGGGILIALAFLFDDYAIDPANFGMNTPFAAFLKTIGGAAFGFMLPILAGYIAMSIADRPGLAVGFVGGYIASQGYILGMVDGTMTITTGGTSGFLGALVAGFLAGYLVLGLRKLFDKLPDALEGIKPTLLYPFFGLLIMGALMVFIINPPVAALNTAMTNGLNSMGESSKVILGVILGGMMAIDMGGPFNKAAYVFGTAAISSGQYDIMAAVMIGGMVPPIAIALCATFFKNRFTQKERQSALTNYIMGLCFITEGAIPFAAADPIRVIPSCVVGSAVAGGLSMLFGCTLMAPHGGVFVFPVVGNPLFYVVSLLIGSVVGMILLAILKKPLKKEAA; encoded by the coding sequence ATGCGAATTACAGATTTACTGAAAAAAGAAGGCATTGACCTTCAGGGAAAATCTGCATCCAAGAGCGAGACCATTGATAATCTGGTTGAGCTCATGGACGCGACCGGAAACCTTAATGACAAGGAAGGCTACAAGAAAGCCGTTGTTGCCAGAGAGGAACAGGGAACGACCGGAATCGGCGAAGGGATCGCCATCCCGCATGGCAAAACAAGCGCTGTGAAGGAAGCTGGACTGGCTGTTATGGTGAGCAAGGAAGGCACCGACTATGAATCCATGGACGGGCAGCCTGCCCATCTGCTCTTTGCCATTGCTGTGCCGGATAATTCTGACGATACACATCTTGAGCTGTTAAGCCGCTTATCCATGATGCTCATGGATGAGGATTTTAGGCAAAAGCTTATAAACGCGACGGACAAGGATGAATTTTTGAAGCTTATCGACCAGAAAGAAACAGAAAAATTTGGCGAGGAAGACGCCAAAAAGGAAAAAGAAAACGCAGCGGAAAGGGCTGTGGAAAAGGTAGAAGCCGAGGAGGCCAGAGTGCGTGAGGCAGCGGCTGAGGTGGATACCGGATACCCGAAGGTGCTGGCTGTAACTGCCTGCCCAACCGGGATTGCCCATACCTATATGGCCGCTGAAGCCTTAGAGGGCAAAGCCAAGGACATGGGGGTCAGCATCAAGGTTGAAACAGACGGCTCCGGCGGCGTTAAGAATGAACTGACCCGTGCCGAAATTGCCAATGCCGACGCCATTATCGTGGCTGCGGATAAAAATGTGCCCATGGCCCGTTTTGATGGCAAGCCGGTTATTCAGACCAAGGTAGCCGATGGTATCCATAAGCCTGAAGAGCTGATCAGCCATGCACTGGAGGGCAAGGCGCCCATTTATCATGCTGACAGCAAGGAAGAAAGCACTGCCGACAGCGGCGAAAAGCAGAGTATTGGCCGCAAGATCTACAAGGATCTCATGAATGGCGTTTCCCATATGCTGCCCTTTGTTATTGGCGGCGGTATCCTGATCGCGCTGGCCTTCCTTTTTGACGATTACGCCATCGATCCAGCCAACTTTGGGATGAATACTCCCTTTGCGGCATTCTTAAAGACCATCGGCGGCGCTGCTTTCGGCTTTATGCTTCCGATTTTGGCTGGCTATATTGCCATGAGTATCGCGGACCGTCCAGGTCTGGCGGTTGGTTTTGTGGGCGGTTATATTGCCAGCCAGGGGTATATCCTGGGGATGGTAGACGGCACCATGACCATTACCACCGGCGGGACCTCTGGTTTTCTCGGCGCGCTGGTTGCTGGTTTTCTGGCTGGCTATCTGGTGCTGGGACTGCGTAAGTTATTTGATAAACTGCCCGATGCCCTGGAAGGTATCAAGCCGACGCTTTTGTATCCTTTCTTCGGCCTTTTGATCATGGGCGCGCTGATGGTATTCATCATCAATCCGCCAGTCGCGGCGTTGAATACTGCTATGACCAACGGCTTAAACAGCATGGGTGAAAGCTCCAAGGTAATTCTCGGGGTGATTCTGGGCGGCATGATGGCCATTGATATGGGCGGCCCATTCAACAAAGCAGCCTATGTATTTGGTACGGCAGCCATCAGCTCCGGCCAGTATGACATCATGGCAGCGGTTATGATCGGCGGTATGGTGCCACCCATCGCCATTGCCCTGTGCGCCACCTTCTTTAAAAACCGCTTTACCCAGAAGGAACGCCAGTCGGCGCTGACGAACTACATTATGGGCCTGTGCTTTATCACAGAAGGGGCGATCCCCTTTGCGGCGGCTGACCCCATCCGCGTTATTCCATCCTGCGTTGTGGGCTCTGCGGTGGCCGGCGGCCTCTCAATGCTTTTTGGCTGTACCCTGATGGCCCCCCACGGCGGCGTGTTTGTTTTCCCGGTGGTGGGCAACCCGCTGTTCTATGTTGTGTCACTACTCATTGGCTCTGTTGTAGGCATGATTCTGCTGGCGATTTTGAAAAAACCCTTAAAAAAAGAAGCAGCATAA
- the pfkB gene encoding 1-phosphofructokinase — protein MIYTVTFNPSLDYIVKVDDFKTGQVNRTASERLFPGGKGINVSIVLKNLGFDNVALGFIAGFTGREIETRVRDFGCSSDFIEIENGLSRINVKLKSQEESEINGRGPQISEEALEKLFAQLDRLKKGDVLALAGSIPSSMPSDTYERIMARLENRGIDIVVDATKELLKKVLKYHPFLIKPNNHELGDMFGVTLKNDDEIILYGKKLQEMGARNVLVSMAGDGAIFLNEDGSVHKSAAPSGEVKNSVGAGDSMVAGFLAGYLESGDLAAAFKMGVAAGSASAFSEELATRQEVSDLLNKI, from the coding sequence ATGATCTACACAGTGACCTTTAATCCATCCCTGGACTACATTGTAAAGGTCGATGATTTTAAAACCGGCCAGGTAAACCGTACCGCCTCGGAGCGGCTGTTCCCTGGCGGTAAGGGCATCAATGTTTCCATTGTGCTTAAAAACCTCGGCTTTGACAACGTGGCCCTGGGCTTTATCGCCGGCTTTACCGGCAGAGAAATCGAGACGCGTGTCCGGGACTTTGGATGCAGCTCTGATTTTATCGAAATCGAAAACGGGCTGTCCCGCATCAATGTCAAGCTTAAATCCCAGGAGGAGAGCGAGATCAACGGCCGTGGGCCTCAGATTTCTGAGGAAGCGCTGGAAAAGCTTTTCGCCCAGCTGGACAGGCTAAAAAAGGGCGATGTGCTGGCGTTGGCGGGCAGTATTCCGAGCTCCATGCCGTCAGACACCTATGAGCGTATCATGGCGCGGCTTGAGAATCGGGGCATTGATATTGTGGTAGATGCCACAAAGGAGCTGCTTAAAAAGGTTTTAAAATATCATCCGTTTTTAATCAAGCCCAACAATCACGAGCTTGGCGATATGTTCGGGGTTACCCTTAAAAACGATGATGAGATTATCTTATACGGCAAAAAGCTCCAGGAAATGGGGGCGCGCAACGTGCTTGTTTCCATGGCGGGCGACGGAGCCATCTTTCTGAATGAGGATGGCAGTGTGCATAAAAGCGCGGCACCCAGCGGCGAGGTTAAAAATTCCGTGGGTGCGGGCGATTCTATGGTGGCAGGCTTTCTGGCAGGCTATCTGGAATCCGGCGATCTGGCGGCTGCCTTTAAAATGGGCGTGGCTGCCGGCAGTGCCAGTGCTTTCTCGGAAGAGCTGGCAACCAGACAAGAGGTCTCTGACCTTTTAAATAAAATCTAA
- a CDS encoding DeoR/GlpR family DNA-binding transcription regulator, protein MLTEERFNIILKTVENKKAVTVQELTELLGSSESTVRRDLTALHEMGLVHKVHGGATAVDNSYTTNEDDVAYKHGQYSEEKKRIGQYAASLIHKGDFVFIDAGTTTEALIDYISEKEATYVTDGLGHANKLLKKGYKVFIPGGHLRVSTEAMVGEETVEALRKYNFTLGFFGTNGISPTAGYTTPDVHEAMVKKEAFDNCRDAYILSDPSKFNKISSVTFGDIGSARIITTDLQDHKYLKFTEIMEVDKNDLHSDL, encoded by the coding sequence ATGTTAACAGAGGAAAGATTTAACATTATATTAAAAACCGTGGAGAACAAAAAAGCAGTGACCGTGCAGGAGCTGACGGAGCTGCTCGGAAGCTCGGAATCAACGGTGCGGCGGGATCTTACCGCCCTGCACGAAATGGGTCTGGTTCATAAGGTTCATGGAGGTGCGACAGCCGTTGACAACAGCTATACAACAAATGAAGACGATGTGGCTTATAAACACGGGCAGTACAGTGAGGAAAAAAAGCGCATTGGACAGTACGCGGCTTCGCTCATTCATAAAGGCGACTTTGTCTTTATTGACGCGGGGACAACTACCGAGGCGCTCATTGACTATATCAGCGAAAAGGAAGCGACATATGTGACCGACGGCCTTGGACACGCAAATAAACTCCTTAAAAAGGGGTATAAAGTTTTTATCCCGGGCGGACACCTCCGGGTCTCTACCGAAGCCATGGTGGGCGAGGAAACTGTGGAAGCCCTTAGGAAATATAATTTTACCCTTGGCTTTTTCGGCACCAATGGCATCAGTCCAACGGCAGGATACACCACGCCAGACGTGCACGAGGCCATGGTTAAAAAGGAAGCCTTTGATAATTGCCGGGACGCTTACATTCTGAGCGACCCTTCAAAATTTAATAAAATTTCTTCCGTTACCTTTGGCGACATCGGCAGCGCGAGGATCATCACCACGGATTTACAGGATCATAAATACCTGAAATTCACAGAGATAATGGAGGTAGACAAAAATGATCTACACAGTGACCTTTAA
- a CDS encoding peptidoglycan DD-metalloendopeptidase family protein, with protein MVDGEVLGYTKDAAVFTQSLDQVEQDMRSKTSIETAYVYNDIQIKKSITFNKPMLSEEEFTDALNAQNLQVGVHGVELKVDGQEVGNLASSDQVQAGIAGAINKIGNVQGTDKLVKCDIQSDVVETPKNFPLEDLNSPDECANLLATGNTNPSKSEESTNAPIQVASRGGADVARDQSNEPAQEEALAAEGTVENNSNENVENQNNETETSSSILKINLTKTSTKKEDIPFQTVEQEDPNVYVDQTVVTQQGVNGQLDKEVETVYEDGKVVSETTLSETVAKEPVAQIVSKGTKQYPTMSSKKGNFILPATGNISALDKPGSHAGCFAVDIANSMGTPIYAPQSGTVIRASEFGGYGLCVDIMMDDGKTVLRMGHNSEFKVSVGDRVEKGQVVALMGSTGNSTGPHSHFEIRINDVQQFLPDYFDIKDGDNV; from the coding sequence ATGGTTGACGGAGAGGTTTTAGGCTATACAAAGGATGCGGCTGTGTTTACACAGAGTCTGGATCAGGTAGAGCAGGATATGCGATCGAAAACGTCGATCGAAACAGCATATGTCTACAATGATATACAGATTAAAAAGAGCATCACGTTTAATAAACCAATGTTGTCAGAGGAAGAATTTACTGATGCATTGAACGCGCAGAACCTTCAGGTTGGCGTTCATGGTGTAGAATTAAAAGTTGACGGACAGGAAGTTGGAAACCTGGCTTCATCTGATCAGGTACAGGCCGGTATTGCAGGTGCAATTAATAAGATCGGTAACGTACAGGGTACAGATAAGCTGGTAAAATGCGACATCCAGAGCGACGTTGTAGAAACGCCTAAGAATTTTCCGCTCGAGGACTTAAACAGTCCGGACGAGTGCGCTAATCTTTTAGCAACAGGTAATACTAATCCGAGTAAGAGTGAAGAGAGTACGAACGCTCCAATCCAGGTAGCAAGCCGTGGTGGAGCCGATGTGGCAAGAGACCAAAGCAATGAGCCAGCCCAAGAGGAAGCTTTAGCAGCTGAAGGTACCGTTGAAAATAATAGTAATGAGAATGTAGAAAACCAGAATAATGAGACTGAGACAAGCTCCAGTATCTTAAAAATTAATCTGACTAAAACATCAACTAAAAAAGAAGACATACCTTTCCAGACCGTTGAGCAGGAAGATCCAAATGTATATGTTGATCAAACTGTAGTTACACAGCAAGGTGTGAACGGACAACTTGATAAGGAAGTCGAAACCGTCTATGAAGACGGTAAGGTTGTGAGTGAAACAACCTTATCCGAAACAGTCGCGAAAGAGCCGGTGGCTCAGATTGTTTCAAAGGGAACGAAGCAGTACCCGACCATGTCTTCAAAGAAAGGCAACTTTATTTTACCGGCAACCGGTAATATTTCCGCTTTAGACAAGCCAGGAAGCCACGCAGGCTGCTTTGCAGTAGACATTGCGAACTCAATGGGTACGCCGATCTACGCACCGCAGAGTGGTACAGTCATCCGGGCAAGTGAATTTGGCGGTTACGGATTATGCGTTGACATTATGATGGACGATGGAAAAACTGTCCTGAGAATGGGTCATAACTCCGAATTTAAGGTAAGCGTTGGTGACCGGGTCGAAAAGGGCCAAGTCGTAGCGTTAATGGGCAGCACTGGTAACTCAACCGGACCGCACTCCCATTTTGAAATCCGCATTAACGACGTTCAGCAATTTTTACCAGACTATTTTGACATCAAGGACGGCGATAACGTCTGA
- a CDS encoding DUF2284 domain-containing protein, with protein sequence MIEIKKQAEPAKEFKGDTVIKSLMTIKRQLEDKRRLFGIHEYAFAKTSDLLFSMGTRLLCEGNQCGHYGATWACPPAVGSYNSCVAKCRSYENVCLLSTVTDLKGQYDFRGWHRARIFHEAATAKSARLFRAHYPGALVLSTEGCILCDQCTYPDAPCRYPDQIFPSVEGYGIVVMDLASKTGLSYNNGPETVTYFSFVLF encoded by the coding sequence TTGATTGAAATAAAAAAACAGGCAGAGCCTGCCAAAGAGTTTAAAGGTGACACCGTTATTAAAAGCCTGATGACCATTAAGCGGCAGCTTGAAGATAAACGCAGACTGTTCGGCATTCATGAATATGCCTTTGCCAAAACCAGCGATCTGCTGTTTTCCATGGGCACAAGGCTTTTATGCGAGGGAAACCAATGCGGCCATTACGGCGCTACCTGGGCCTGCCCGCCCGCGGTAGGCAGCTACAACAGCTGTGTCGCCAAATGCCGCTCCTACGAAAACGTCTGTCTGCTCTCAACCGTTACCGATTTAAAAGGCCAGTATGACTTTAGAGGCTGGCACCGGGCCCGCATATTTCACGAGGCCGCTACGGCCAAGTCTGCCCGTCTTTTCAGAGCCCATTATCCTGGCGCTCTGGTGCTCTCCACAGAGGGCTGTATCCTCTGCGACCAGTGCACCTACCCCGACGCCCCCTGCCGTTACCCAGACCAGATTTTTCCATCCGTGGAAGGCTATGGCATCGTCGTGATGGATCTGGCCAGCAAAACCGGCCTTTCCTATAATAATGGCCCCGAAACCGTTACCTATTTCAGCTTTGTGCTGTTTTAG